A genomic stretch from Sulfurimonas sediminis includes:
- a CDS encoding TolC family protein — protein sequence MFKKSILAILGLCAVVSAQNFDTFLHEALQASPYLKANALEIERADVQSSLIQRYKNPKLSLEASKFTPDLGKSEAGYRVALMQPVRLWGVGDDKTDLAAATQEEAKGLVTLQHAEFVKVLSLLYIDYMTQSALLELAREEFLISKNIANISRERYEAGTIAKVKYLRAKVDLTGSKNLLNEKKAMRLASYYKLLAFAGLQNEKELDENYVFKLSDKMQTELQNNSAELHYLQTQQNRAKAKAKLNANKIEWMNLYAAYEAEPDQSIARVGMNIPLALFNTKKEERKIASLQAKQSEFLLQNQKTAFSFTLERLTKELAILGAVVNSTQDLYNAQKELLKMYEDGYKIANINLLELQNIKNQMIQTKEKKIMLENKINKNIVIYNYEVGEYNE from the coding sequence ATGTTTAAAAAAAGCATACTTGCAATACTTGGATTGTGTGCAGTTGTATCTGCACAGAATTTTGATACATTTTTACATGAGGCTTTGCAGGCATCACCCTATCTCAAAGCAAATGCTTTGGAGATTGAGCGTGCTGATGTGCAGTCAAGTCTGATACAGAGATATAAAAACCCGAAACTCTCACTTGAGGCGTCAAAATTTACTCCCGACCTGGGAAAAAGTGAAGCAGGTTACAGGGTTGCACTGATGCAGCCTGTACGTCTGTGGGGTGTTGGCGATGACAAAACAGATTTGGCAGCAGCAACACAGGAAGAGGCAAAAGGACTCGTAACGCTTCAGCATGCAGAATTTGTGAAAGTTCTCTCTCTGCTTTATATTGATTATATGACACAATCAGCATTGCTGGAATTAGCACGAGAGGAGTTTTTAATCTCAAAAAATATTGCCAATATTTCAAGAGAGAGATATGAAGCGGGAACCATCGCAAAAGTAAAATATCTTCGTGCAAAAGTGGATTTGACAGGCAGTAAAAATCTGCTAAATGAGAAAAAAGCTATGCGGCTTGCAAGCTATTATAAACTTTTGGCATTTGCTGGTTTGCAAAATGAGAAAGAACTCGATGAAAATTATGTTTTTAAGCTTTCAGACAAAATGCAGACAGAACTGCAAAATAATTCGGCAGAGTTGCATTATCTTCAAACACAGCAAAACAGGGCAAAAGCAAAAGCAAAATTAAATGCAAATAAAATAGAGTGGATGAATCTGTATGCAGCCTATGAGGCTGAACCGGACCAAAGCATTGCCAGAGTCGGCATGAATATTCCTCTTGCTCTTTTTAATACAAAAAAAGAAGAAAGAAAAATTGCTTCACTGCAGGCTAAACAGAGTGAATTTTTACTGCAAAACCAAAAAACAGCGTTCTCTTTTACTCTTGAGCGTCTAACAAAAGAGTTGGCAATTTTAGGCGCTGTCGTAAATTCTACACAAGATCTTTACAATGCGCAAAAAGAGCTGTTAAAAATGTATGAAGATGGGTACAAAATAGCAAACATCAACCTTTTGGAGTTGCAAAATATCAAAAACCAGATGATACAGACAAAAGAAAAAAAGATAATGCTTGAAAATAAAATAAACAAAAATATAGTTATATATAACTATGAAGTAGGAGAATA
- a CDS encoding SO_0444 family Cu/Zn efflux transporter, with amino-acid sequence METIMLFFSALVDLSNAMAPYILFGLVFAGFLHELVPESIVKNHLGKDSVMSVIKATVFGIPLPVCSCGVIPLATGIKKSGASNGATLSFLISTPITGVDSILATYGMFGWVFTIYRVVTSMIISVIAGILSNFYPEEESKKEQKSAAVFSMKAPTNQPSVMTFSAVKTSDDASCCSTQTSSGEKKNNIVKNAFTYAFGTLLKDIASPLLIGLLLGALITVAVPDNLSEILIKYNWLSYIIVIAIAVPMYVCATASLPIAAGLMLAGVSPGAAFVFLSAGPATNTVTIGVVKKMLGTRTLYIYLGTIIAGSLLFGLGLDYLFRDVNVKELVHMDEDAGLAAWIASLVLWGFVLYYVIKPYFFKDKECNDGSCCSA; translated from the coding sequence ATGGAAACTATTATGCTTTTTTTCTCTGCTTTGGTTGATTTAAGCAACGCCATGGCCCCTTATATTTTGTTTGGACTTGTTTTTGCCGGATTTTTGCATGAGCTTGTTCCTGAGAGTATTGTAAAAAACCATCTTGGAAAAGATTCTGTTATGTCGGTGATCAAAGCGACAGTTTTCGGTATTCCTCTTCCTGTATGTTCTTGCGGGGTGATTCCTTTGGCAACGGGTATCAAAAAAAGCGGTGCAAGTAACGGTGCCACACTCTCTTTTTTGATCTCTACACCGATTACAGGGGTTGATTCCATACTTGCGACTTATGGAATGTTTGGCTGGGTTTTTACCATATACAGGGTAGTAACTTCGATGATTATTTCGGTCATTGCCGGAATTTTATCCAATTTTTACCCTGAAGAGGAGAGCAAAAAAGAGCAAAAATCTGCAGCGGTATTTAGTATGAAGGCTCCGACAAACCAGCCTTCTGTAATGACTTTTTCAGCAGTAAAAACATCTGATGATGCAAGCTGTTGCAGCACGCAGACAAGCAGTGGCGAGAAAAAAAACAATATTGTCAAAAATGCCTTCACATATGCTTTTGGAACACTTTTAAAAGACATTGCGTCGCCATTGCTCATAGGTCTGCTTCTGGGTGCTTTAATAACTGTGGCGGTTCCTGACAATCTGAGTGAAATACTGATAAAATACAACTGGCTTTCGTACATCATAGTGATAGCCATCGCCGTGCCTATGTATGTATGTGCAACCGCTTCTTTGCCAATTGCCGCAGGTTTGATGTTGGCCGGTGTGAGTCCCGGGGCGGCCTTTGTTTTTTTAAGCGCGGGTCCTGCGACAAATACGGTCACTATAGGTGTTGTAAAAAAGATGTTAGGAACAAGAACTCTTTATATTTATCTCGGGACCATCATAGCCGGTTCCCTTCTTTTCGGACTGGGACTTGACTATCTTTTTCGTGATGTCAATGTCAAAGAACTTGTGCATATGGATGAAGATGCCGGTTTGGCAGCATGGATCGCAAGTCTTGTTCTTTGGGGATTTGTGCTGTATTATGTAATAAAACCATATTTTTTCAAGGATAAAGAGTGTAATGACGGCAGTTGTTGCAGTGCTTAG